The segment ACCCTCACATCCCCCGTCCGGCCACCCCGGTTGGCCGGACGAGCCCGCCGTCCGGCATCCTGGGAGGCAAGCAGCGACTGGCGGCACGGGGATGGTCGAACCATCGGGGAGCGCGTCACGAGGAGTCGACCGCCTGGGCTCCCCGGTTGAGGAGTCGCACATGTCTGCCCGTTTGCTTCCCGGCGCCCCGGTCGCCGAGTCCGTGCTCACCGACGTCAAGGCGCGGGTCACCGCGCTCAAGGAGCGCGGTGTCCAGCCCAGCCTGGCCACCATCCTGGTCGGCGACGACGACGCCAGTGCCGGCTACATCCGGATCAAGCAGAAGCAGGCCGCCGAGCTCGGTTTCGCCTCGCCGCACCAGCACCTCAGCGGCGACGTCACGCAGGCCGACCTGCTCAAGGTGATCGCCGAGTTCAACGACGACAAGAACGTGCACGGCGTCCTGATCCAGTACCCGATCCCGGCCCACCTGGACTACGACGCCGCCCTGCAGACCCTCGACCCGGACAAGGACGTCGACGGGATGCACCCGCTCAACATGGGCCGGCTCGCGGTCGGCCTGCCCGGCCCGCTGCCCTGCACCCCGGCCGGCATCGAGGCGCTGCTCGCCTTCCACGAGATCGAGGTCTCCGGCCGGGAGGTGGTCATCCTGGGCCGCGGCGCCACCCTGGGCCGGCCGCTCGCCATGCTGCTGGCCCAGAAGCGGCCGACCGCCAACGCCGCGGTCACCGTCGTGCACACCGGGGTGAAGGACTGGCCGCGCTACACCCAGCGCGCCGAGATCCTGATCGCCGCCGCCGGCGTTCCGGGCATCATCCAGCCCGAGCACGTCAAGCCCGGCGCGGTCGTGATCGGCGCCGGCGTCCGCTACGAGGGCCGCCGCCTGCTGCCGGACGTCGACGAGTCCTGCGCCGAGGTGGCCGGCGCGATCACCCCGCGGGTCGGCGGCGTCGGCCCGACCACGGTTGCGATGCTGTTCCGCAACGCCGTCACCGCGGCCGAGCGCGCCACCGCCTGACCGCTCCGCGGCCCGGTCGAGCTCAGGCGGCGTACTGGTACGCCGGATACGTCAGGTAGCCGGCGTCACCACCCTGGTAGTACGTCGCCTCCTCGACCGGGGCCAGCGGCAGGCCGATCCGCAGCCGCTCCACGAGATCCGGGTTGGCGACGAACGCCCGCCCGAAACTGATCAGATCCGCGCCCAGCCCGAGCCAGTGCTCGGCCTCGGTCCGGCCGGTCTGCTTCGGCCCCATCGGCAGCACCGGGTTCATGATCAGCACGCCTGGCCAGGCCCGCCGGAGCTCGATCAGCACCTCCTCGTCCGCGGTCGCCTCCAGATGCACGTAGGCGATCTCCAGCCGGGCCAGCTCGCGCAGCAACGCCGCGTACATCTCCGGAATGTCGGACTCCTGGACGCCCCAGAAAGTGCCCGCGGGGGACAGCCGGATACCGGTCCGCGCTGCGCCGACCGCATCGACGGCCGCCTCCACCGCCTCGACGGCGAACCGGATCCGGTTCGCCACCGGCCCGCCGTAGCGGTCCGTGCGCAGGTTCGCGTTCGACGACAGGAACTGCGAGATCAGGTACCCGTTGGCGCCGTGCAGCTCGACCCCGTCGAATCCGGCCTCGACGGCCCGCCGCGCGGCCGACCCGTAGGATTCGGCCTGCTCCGGCACCTCCTCGAGCGCCAGCGCCCGCGGCACCGGCGCCGGCTGCGGCCCGCTCGGCGTGAACACGTCACCGATCGCCGGAACGGCCGACGGCCCGACTGGCTGCAGCCCGGTGGTGTCCGGATGTGACACCCGGCCACCGTGCATCACCTGGGCGAAGATCCGGCCGCCGCTGGCGTGCACGGCATCGGTCACCGGCCGCCAGGCGGCCACCTGGGCATCGGTGTGCAGGCCCGGCGTGCCCGGATTGGACTGCCCGACGGCGTTGGGCTGCACGCCCTCGCTCACGATCAGGCCGGCGGTGGCGCGCTGCGCGTAGTAGGCGGCCATGGACGGGGTGGCGAGACCACCGGCGGCGGCACGGACCCGCGTCATCGGGGCCATCACGATCCGGTTGGGCAGCGACAGGTTGCCGAGCGGGAACCCGCTGAAGAGCTTCGTCATGCGGCTACGCTAAAACCTCACACTGACGTCAGAGGCAAGGTTACGGAGGCCACAGAATTGCGCATCGGTGAGCTCGCGGCCCGGGCCGGCGTCAGCGTCCGCTCGGTCCGCTACTACGAGGAGCAGGGCCTGTTGTCCAGCGTGCGCAGCCCGAGCGGCCAGCGGCTCTACGGCGACAAGGAAGTCGAGCGGGTGGAGTTCATCCAGCGGCTCTACGCGGCCGGCCTGTCCAGCCGGACCATCGCCGACCTGATGCCCTGCGTCGAGTCCCCCAGCGAGGAGAACTCGGACGCCGCCCTGGACCGGATGGCCCTGGAACGCGACCGGCTCTCCCGGCACATCGACGAGCTGGCCCGCACCCGGGACACCCTGGACCGCCTGATCGTGGTGGCTCAGCGGGCGCGCGAGGAGCTGACCTCCGGCTCCAGCAGCGCCACGCACTCCACGTGCTGAGTCATCGGGAAGCAGTCGAAGGCCCGGATCCCGGTGGCGGTGTAACCCTCGGCCCGGAACGTCTTCAAGTCCCGGGCCAGGGCCGCCGGGTCGCACGCCACATAGGCGATCGCGCGCGGCCCGGCCGCCGCCACCGCCTTGACCACCTTCGCGCCGGCGCCGGCCCGCGGCGGGTCCAGCACCACCAGGTCGACCGGGCCGGTGACCCGCCGCCGGCTCAGCGCGGCATCCACCTTGGCGGTGACGATCTCCACGTTCGGCAGGCCGCCGAGGTTGGCACGGGCCGCGGCCACCCCGATCGAGGAGGACTCGACCACTGTGGTCCGGGCGCCGGTGCGAGCGGCCAGGGCCGCCGCGAACAGCCCGGCGCCGCCGTACAGGTCCCACGCGACCTCGCCTTCGGCGGGCCGCAACATCTTCAGCACCACACCGACAAGCGTGTCGGCGGCGGCCGGGTGCACCTGCCAGAAACCTTCCGGGGGTACGTGCCAAGCACGCCCACCGGCCACCTCGGTGACCTCCTCGGGCCCGGAGAGCCGGACCAGTCCCCCACCCGACGGGGCATCGGTGAGATCGTCCCCGGTCAGCGGTGACCGGCTGGCGAGCACCGCCACCTCACCGCCGGTGCTCGCGACCGCCTGCAGACCGTCCGCCTCCGGCCAGGTCCGCTTGAGCAGGTCGAGCTCCTGGATGGCCGGGTGCGCGATCCGGCACCGGTCGATCGCCACCACCTCGTGGGAGCGGTGCTTGAGCAGGCCCGGGCGGTCCGCGGCGTCCACCGAGTAGCGGATCCGGCTGCGCCAGCCCAGCAGCCGATCGGGTCCGGACGGGCCGGGGAGCGGCTCCACGCGTACGAAAATCCGGTCCTGATCCTCCGGGCTGAGCCCGGCCAGCCGTCCCAGCTGTTCCCGGACCACCGCGGTCTTCCACCGCAGCTGCGCGTCCTCGGTGGCATGCTGGAGGTCGCAGCCGCCGCAACCACCCGGATGGGCGAACGGGCAGGGCGGGGTGACCCGGTCCGGGGAGGCCTCGTGGATCTCCACCGCGTCGGCCCGCAGATAGCCGCGGTGCAACTCGGTGATCTCGGCGGTGACCCGCTCGCCGGGCAGCGCGTGCCGGACGAAGATCACCCGGCCGTGCGGTCCGCCGATCCGGGCCACGCAGTGCCCACCGTGGGCGGGCGCGCCCACGGTCACCTCGACCCGGTCGCCCTCGACCAGCTCGGTCATGACGGCTCCCTGTCGTTGCCGAACGGTTCGGCCTCCTCGGCCCGGTTGCGCGGGCCGCGGGCCGGTGCCCGGCTCAGACCGCGGTCCAGCCGCTCCAGATCGCGGTCCTGGCTGGAGCGCAGCTGCCACGGCACGCTGGTGACCATCACGCCCGGCTCGAAGAGCAGCCGGCCCTTGATCCGCAGCGCGCTCTGGTTGTGCAGCAGGTTCTCCCACCAGCGGCCGACCACGTATTCCGGCACGAAGACGGTGACCACGTCGCGCGGCGAGGAGCGGCGCACGCCCTTCACGAAGTCGATGATCGGCCGGGTGATCTCCCGGTACGGCGAGTCGACCACGGTCAGCGGCACCGGCACCTGACGCCGCTCCCACTCCTCCTGGATGTTGCGGGTGTCGTTGTCGTCCACGTTCACCGTCACCGCGGTCAGCGTGTCCGGCCGGGTCGCCTGCGCGTACGCGATGGCCCGCAGCGTCGGCATGTGCACCTTGCTGACCAGCACCACCGCGTGGTTGCGGGAGGGCAGCACGGGCCGCTCGTCGGTCGGCTTCAGCTCCTCGGCGACCCGGGTGTAGTGCCGGTGGATGGCCACCATGAGCCCGTAGATCACCACCATGGCGGCGATCGCGATCCAGGCGCCGAGCAGGAACTTGGTGATCAGCACGATGATCAGTACTGCCCCGGTAAGTCCCATTCCGAACGTGTTGATGGCCCGCGACCGGATCATGCGGCGCCGGCGTTCCGGGTCCCGCTGGGTGCGCAGCAGCCGGTTCCAGTGCCGGATCATGCCGGCCTGGGACAGCGTGAACGAGACGAAGACGCCGACGATGTAGAGCTGGATCAGCTTGGTGACCTCGGCCTCGAACGCCACGATCAGCACGAGCGCGGCGACCGCGAGGAACAGGATGCCGTTGCTGAAGGCCAGCCGGTCGCCGCGGGTGTGCAGCTGCCGGGGCAGGTACCGGTCCTGGGCGAGGATCGAGCCGAGCACCGGGAAGCCGTTGAACGCGGTGTTCGCGGCCAGGAAGAGGATCATCGCGGTCACCGCGCCGACCACGATGAACAGCACCGAGCCGGAGCCGAACACCGTCTCGGCGAGCTGGGTGGTCACCGTCTTCTGTACGTAGTTCGGTGGGCCGGCGAGGATCTGCAGGCTCTCGTTCTCCACGTACTGCAGGTGGGTGGCCCGGGCCAGCAGGATGATGCCGGAGAGCATGACGATCGCCAGACCGCCGAGCAGCATCAGCGTGGTGGCGGCGTTCCTGCTCTTCGGCGGCTTGAACGCGGGCACGCCGTTGGAGATGGCCTCGACACCGGTCAGCGCCGCACAGCCGGACGAGAACGTCCGTAACAGCAGGAAGACGAAGCCGATCTGGGTGAGGTGGTGCTCCTCGGCGTCGATCACCAGGTCGGCGCTGGGCGCCCGCAGGTCGTCACCGAGGATGAAGACCCGGACCAGCCCGGTGAGGATCATCCCGACGATCACGATGATGAACAGGTAGGTCGGCACCGCGAAGGCGGTCCCGGACTCGCGCAGTCCCCGCAGGTTGAGGGCGCTCAACAGGACCACCGCGGCGATCGCCACGCCGATCTTGTGCTCGGCCACCCAGGGCACCACCGAGCCGAGGTTGCTGACTCCGGAGGAGACCGAGACGGCGACGGTCAGGATGTAGTCCACCAGCAGGGCACTGGCCACCCCGAGCCCGAACTTCGGCCCCAGGTTGACCGTGGCCACCTCGTAGTCGCCACCGCCGGACGGGTACGCGTGCACGTTCTGCCGGTAGCTCGCGACCACCGTCACCATCACCACCGCGACGGCGAGCGTCACCCAGGGCGAATACACGTAGGCGGCGGCACCGGCGATCGAGAGGGTCAGCAGGATCTCGTCCGGCGCGTACGCCACGCTGGAGAGCGCGTCGCTGGCGAAGACCGGCAGTGCGATCCGCTTCGGCAGCAGCGTGTGTTTCAGCTTGTCCGAGCGGAACGGACGGCCGAGAAGCAGCCGTTTGGCGAGGGAGGTGGTACTGGCCACGAGTGCCAAGAGTACGGGCGGGCGACCACGCCCGTACCCCGCCCCGGACACCGTCGGCTAGAAGCGCATGGCAGGCTCACACTGGTCCGTAGTGATTCGGGAGGGCACGAACCGTGCACGTGGTGATCATGGGGTGCGGCCGGCTCGGTTCGACGCTGGCACAGAAGCTCGACGCGCAGGGTCATCACGTGGCCGTGATCGACCGCGACGCCGAGTCCTTCCGGCGGCTGGGCTCGGAGTTCGGCGGCGTGACGGTGAACGGGATCGGCTTCGACCGGGACGTGCTGCAGGCCGCCGGCATCGAACGGGCGGATGCGTTCGCAGCGGTCTCCAGCGGCGACAACTCCAACATCATCTCGGCCCGGCTGGCCCGCGAGACGTTCGGCGTGAGCCGCGTCGTGGCCCGAATCTACGACTCCCGGCGGGCCCAGGTCTACGAGCGGCTCGGCATCCCCACGATCGCGACGATCCGGTGGGCCGCCGACCGGATGTTCCGCTACCTGGTGCCGGAGGACCGCGTCGAGGTGTTCCGTGACCCGACCAGCGTGGTCAGCATCGTGGAGGCGCCGCTGCACCGGGACTGGATCGGCCGGCCGGTGAAGTCGCTGGAGGAGCGGACCGGCGCGCGGGTGGCGTACCTGACCCGGTTCGGGATGGGCCTGCTCGCCCAGCCCTCCACCGTCCTCCAGGACGGCGATCAGGTCTTCCTGCTGGTGACCGACGAGACCGTCGGCACGGCACTGGACATCTGCGAGCGCGCCGACAAGGAGGGCAACTGACATGCGCATCGCCATCGCCGGCGCCGGCAACGTGGGCCGGTCCATCGCGCAGGAGCTGATCGGCAACGGGCACGACGTGATGCTGATCGAGCGGCAACCCCGTCAGCTCTGCCCGGAACGGGTGCCGCAGGCCCAGTGGGTGCTCGCCGACGCCTGCGAGCTCAGCAGCCTGGAGGAGGCCGACCTGGCGTCCTGCGACGTCGTGGTGGCGGCCACCGGCGACGACAAGGCCAACCTCGTGGTGTCGCTGCTCGCCAAGACCGAGTTCGCGGTGGCCCGGGTGGTGGCCCGGGTGAACCGCGCCGAGAACGAGTGGCTGTTCACCGAGCAGTGGGGCGTGGACGTCGCGGTGAGCAAGCCCCGCCTGATGGCCGCCCTGGTCGAGGAGGCGGTCACGGTCGGCGACCTGGTCCGGCTGATGACCTTCCGCCAGGGCGAGGCGAACCTCGTCGAGATCACCCTCCCGCGCGACGCGCCGTACGAGGGGAAGCCGCTCCGCTCGGTGCCGATGCCCCGGGACGCCGCCCTGGTCGCCATCCTGCGCGGCAAACGGGTCCTGGTGCCCACCCCGGACGACCCGCTCGAGGCCGGCGACGAGCTGATCTTCGTGTGCACCAGCGACGTCGAGGATCAGATCCGCGCCGTGGTGCTAGGCGACGGCGGCCTCCCGGCGCTGGGCTGACGTCACCCGGTGGATCGCCCAGGCGGTGAACGCGAACGTGCCCGCGTAGATCGGCCAGCTCACCAGGATCCGCACGATGCCGAGCGCGTTGGCCTCACCGATGGCGTACAGGTACGCCTGGATGCCGGCCCGCACGCACAGTGAGGCCACCCAGAGCAGGGTCAGCCACTGGAAGGTCCGGAACAGCCGGGTGTTGCCGAACCAGTCCTGGCGGCCCTTGTTGGCCATGATGCCCCAGGCGTACCCGATCAGCGGCTTGCGGAAGACCACCGAGAGCAGCAGCACCGCGGCCTGACCGAAGGTCAGCAGGATGCCGGGCAGGTAGAAGTTCTTGGCATCCCCGGTACGCCACGCCAGCCAGGCGCCGATCGCGATGCCGAACAGGCCGTTCACCGCGTGTCGCACCGGCTGCCGGCGGATCAGCCGGACCGCGCCGATGCCCACCGCCGAGCCGACCGAGCCGATGATCGCCCAGAGCAGCGCCTCACGCTTCTCCAGGCCCACCACCGACTCGCCGAGCAGCACGTTGAGCACCACGAAGGCGAGCACCGGGAGGCTGGACTCGATCAGCCCGCGGACCCCGCCGAGCTGCTCGGAGATCTGCTCGCTCATCGACGGGAGCGGCTCGTCCTCATCGTCCTTGCGGACCTGATGAAGCTCCAGCTCCTCGACGACCTCCTCGGCGATCCGCTCCTCGACCGACTCGTGCGCGGCGTGGCGCGGCTCGCTGCCACTCACCGGGGCGCCTCCAGCTCGTAGTACGGGTTGTAGATCACCTTACGGTCGTCGCGGACCGCGATCCGGCCGCGCGCGGTGAGCTGGCGTCCCGGCTCGATGCCGGGGATCGACCGGCGTCCCAGGAAGACCAACGTGACCACGTCGCTGCCGTCGTAGAGGTCGGCCTCCAGCGTCGGCAGGTTGGTGCGTGGAGTGTACGCCACCGTCCGCAGTCGCCCTGACACCGAAACGACCTGACCCCGCTGACACTCCCCAGCCGGGACGGCGCCGCACTTGGCGCTGTCCCGCTGCAACTGCTCCGCGTCCAGCTCCGCCTCGGTCGCTGTCAACCGGTTGAGGAACCTGCGCAGACCGGTGCGCTCTTCGGTCGTCATGACTCCGCTGTCACCTTCCTCGACGCCATGCGGGTCTCGGGTCCACGGTACGCCCGATGGATCGTGGTGACATGGATCACTCCCGGCTATTCGGCCTGTTGACCCTGCTCGGCCATCTCCCGCGGCAGGCGCAACGGCAGCGGCTCGCGGACCGGCCGGGGCTCGTTGTCCCGGATCACCACCAGGCCGGACAGCACCTCGCCGAGCACGCCCTCGCGGCCCGGGTCGGAGGCGGCCGCACCCTGGTACAGCGCCCGGACCATCCAGCGGGGGCCGTCGACACCGACGAACCGCACGTCGGCCGGCCCGTCCGGGGTGTTCACCCGGGCCGCCAGCTCGATCCCGTACTTCCCGGTGAGCTCCTGCGGGCTGACCCCGTCGGCGGCCATCGCCTCGGCGATCTCGGCGCGCACCTCGTCCCAGATGCCCTCGGTCTTCGGCGCCGCGAAGACTCCCAGCTGCAGGGCGCTCTCGCCGTCCACCAGCACGATCTGCTCGACGCCGCCGTCCGGGTTGGCCTGCACCCGCACCTCGACGCCCTCGACCGCCGGGATCTGCAGGCTGCCCAGGTCGAGTCGCTGCACCCCGCCCGGCGCGTGCTTGGCGTCCCACGGGCCGAACTCGGGCGCCGGCGCGTCCCCGCCGGAGGCCAGGCTGTCGGCGAGCGCCTTCGAGGGCGGCGCGTCGGCCGCACGAACGTGCTTAGCGGCATCGCGCTTACGGGAGAACATCACTGCCACCTTCCGTTTAGTTCTGCTGCTCGGGCAGCGCTGCGTGGCCGCCGGTCGAACCGTGCCCGCCTGCCCCGCGCGCGGTGTCGTCGAGCATCTCCACCACGTCGAAGACGGCCCGCTCCACACGCTGAACCACGAGTTGGGCGATCCGGTCGCCCCGAGAAATCTTGACGGTGTTCCCCGGATCGTGATTGATCAGGATCACCATAATCTCGCCGCGGTAACCGGCGTCGACCGTACCGGGCGCGTTGAGCACCGTCACGCCGAGGCGAGCGGCCAGCCCCGAACGCGGATGCACCAGGCCCACGTACCCCTCGGGCAGAGCGATCGCCAGACCGGTCCGGACCTTGGCGCGGCCGCCGGGGGCGATCTCCACCTCCTCCGCGGCGAACAGATCCGCGCCGGCGTCACCGGGATGGGCGTACGCCGGCAGAGGCAGGTCCGGGTCGAGCCGGCGGACCTGGATGACCACATCGCTCACAACGAGGATTCCTCACCGGTACGGGTACTGCGGGCGGCACCTACCCTGCCATCCTGCCGTGCCGGGCAGCGGAGGCGCGCCGTACCCTTCGAGGGTGACACCCGAGTCCCCGGCGCGCACGGATGCGACCCACCGAGAACGGCTCAGCCTGCCGTGGTGGGCCTGGCCCGCCACCCTCACCGCCGGCGCGATCATCGCCACCGAGCTGGTCCTCGGCCTGCCCGACGTGCCCGGCTGGCTGCCGTACGCGGTGCTGCTCCCGCTCTCCGTGCTGCTGCTGATCCCGGCCGGCCGGCTCCGGGTGGCGGTCACCGCCGACGAGTTCCAGGTCGACGACGCCCGGCTGCCGGTCTCGGTGATCTCGGACGTGGTCGCGCTCGACGCCGCCGGCAAGCGCGAGGCGCTGGGCATCGGCGCGCACCCGCTCGCCTTCGTGGTCCAGCGGGCCTGGATCGGGCCGGCGGTGCAGGTGCTCCTGGACGATCCGGAGGACCCGACGCCGTACTGGGTGGTCAGCACCCGGCGCCCGGTCGAGCTCGCCACCGCGCTGCTCGAGGTCAGCCGTCGAGAACGCGCTGCCCGCTCGAACTGAGCTGCTTGCGCAGGTCCTCGCGGACCTTGTCGCCCACCGCCCGGGTCGCCCGGCGGTTCAGGTAACTGGCGACCGCCGCGCCGGTGAGCATCGGCCCCAGCGTGGTGAGGTTGCGCCCGAACCGCTTCAGCAGCGTCTTCTGCAGATCCTTGCGGGCCGCCGTGCCGAGCACCGCCGCGACACCCACGCCCGGGATCATCGGGTTCACCCCGCGCTGCCCGGACCAGGACTCGACCAGCTTCAGGGCACGCTCCGGCGCGCCGCCGGTGATCGGCTGCCGGTAGACCTCGTGCAGCTCCCCGATCAGTTTGATCTCGATCGCCACCACGGCGACCGTCTCGCTGGCCAGCAGCACCGGCGCCGAGAGCAGGGTCGGGGTCGCCACCCACTCGACCGACGCGATCCCGCCGCCGGCCGCACCCACCCCGGCGGTGGCCCGGGTGGCGTTGCGGATCAGCCGCTCGGCCAGCTCCTCGTCGTCCAGGCCGGGAAAGTGCCGGCGCAGCGTCTCGAGGTCACGCACCGGGACGTGCGGAGCCACGTCCCCCACCAGGTCGGCCATCCAGCGCAGCGCCGCCTTGGGGCGGAACAGCCGGCCGATGCCGCGGGCCCGGACGTCGCTGATGAGCCGCACCACCCGCCGCCGGCGCTCGGCCGGCTCGAGGTCGTCGGCGGTGACGGCCACGACGGCACGGCCCAGCTCCGGGTCGGCCTGGGCAGGCTTCAGCTCGCTACCCGGCGCGGACTCGGCACCGGGCTCGGTCACCCGATCGGCGTGGTTCATCGTCGTCCTCCCCAGCGGCGGTCACCGGTATCTGTGCCCGGTCACGCCTCAGGGTCAAACCCCGTTTTCCATCCCCGTGGCGAACGCCGTACGCCCGACCGCGGGATCCGCGATCGGGTGGTGGCGCGCTGCGCGCGAGTGCGCTCAGGCGCACTCGCGGCAGATCAGCTCCCCGTTGCGCTCCACAGCCAGCTGGCTGCGGTGGTGCACCAGGAAACAGCGGGCGCAACGGAACTCGTCGGTCTGCATCGGCAGCACCTTGACGGTCAGCTCCTCGTCGGCCAGGTCGGCGCCGGGCAGCTCGAAGCTCTCCGCCACCTCGACCTCGTCGACGTCCACTGCGCCCGACTGCGAGTCGGCGCGACGGGCCTTGAGCTCCTCGAGGCTGTCCTCGCCGAGGTCGACCTCATCGCGACGCGGGGCGTCGTAGTCGGTGGCCATCGGTCTTCACTCTCCTGTATCGATGTGTCGCTTGGCGTTAGTAACGCTTGCGACAAGGTTTCGGTTCCCGGTTCCGCTGGACGATTTCTGACACCCGGATCTACCCCGGCGAGCGCGGAACCTTACCGCTGCTGCGGCAGGGTTGTACGCGTTCCGGCGGCACATTGTTCCCGATGTGACTGAGGCGACATCAAAGTAGGGGCACCAGCGTCTGGATCATTGTCAACGCGCCGGAAGCATTCCCTGTTTCCGCGCGCCTGGCGGACAGACGCTAACCTCTCGACAAGTCCGGCGATGCCACCCGGGTCCGCCGTCCGATCCTGGAGCAAGCCCCATGAGCTTTGCGCGCGTCCGAGCGCTGGTCGTCGTCGGAGTGCTCGCCGTCGCCGCGCTGGTCTTCGTCGTCGTGGCTCTCGTGCGTGACTCACAGCGCGACGCCGCGAACGGCGGCGACTGCCCGGCCGGCGCCCCGCTGGCCGACGTCCGGCTGCCGGACGACCCGGGCGAGGTCACCCTCAAGGTCCTCAACGGCACCAGCAAGGCCGGCCTGGCCGAGCAGGTCACCGAGCAGTTCAAGAACCGCCGCTTCACCGTCCAGGACCCGGCCAAGAGCAAGACCAAGTTCAAGGGCGTCGCGGAGATCCGCTTCGGGCCGGAGGCGGTCGGCAAGGCACAGCTGCTGCGGGCGTATTTCCTGGCCCAGGCCGAGATGGTGTACAGCCCGAAGCGCAAGGGCGACGCCATCGAGGTCGTGATCGGCAACGAGTACCAGCAGCTGGCCACCACGACCGAGGTCAACCAGTCGCTGGTCGCGGTCGGCAACCCCACCCTGCCGCCGGGCGCCTGCCTCAAGCCGGTCGACGCGAAGGCCAAGGCCGACTGAGCCGCCGGCCCGTCCTACGGGCCACCGGCGGCGTCCAGCTCCACCAGGGCGTCGTGCAGCGCCGGGAAGATCGCCGGTGGCGCCGCGACCAGCATCTGTTTGCCGGCCGGCGCACCGGAGAGTCCGGCGACCGTGAGTCCGGCCTCCGCCGCGATCAGGCCTCCGGCCGCGTGGTCCCACAGGTTCAGGCCCTTCTCGTAGTAGGCGTCCAGCATGCCCTCGGCGACCAGGCAGAGGTCGAGGGCCGCCGCGCCGAGCCGCCGGATGTCACGCACTCGGGTGATCAATCGGGCCAGTACGGCCCCCTGATGCTCCCGGCGCCGCGGGTCGTAGCCGAATCCGGTGCCGACGAGTGTCTGGTCCAGCGTGGTCCGGGCCGAGCCGGTCAGCCGGCGGCCGTCACGCCACGCCCCGCCGCCCCGGGTGGCCGTCCACTCGTCGCCGGTGGCGGCGTTGCAGACCACCCCGGCAACCACCTCTCCGTCCCGCTCAGCGGCCAGTGAGACCGCGTACTGGGGCAGGCCGTAGAGGTAGTTCACCGTGCCGTCGATCGGGTCCAGGATCCACCGCACGGCGCCGGGCGCGACCGTCACGGAGTCCCCGTACTCCTCCCCCAGCACGCCGTCGCCGGGCCGTTCGGCCAGCAGCGCGTCCACCACCTGCCGCTCGACCGCCTTGTCGGCCGCCGTGACGACGTCGGTGTCGGTGCTCTTGGTCTGCACGTCGCCGATCGCCTCGTCGCGCATCCGCCGGGCCGTGGCAGCCGCCTGCCGGGCCACCCGGACAGCCACGGCCAGCAACTCGTCGGGCGTCGATACCGTCGAAATCTCGTTCACGTATGGGTCCTTTCCACCGTTAGCATTGTCGCGTCGACCGTCTCTGACGAGGTCGTCGGGCTCTAGCGGCGTGCTGGAGGCGGAGGATCTCGGTCGGCGGC is part of the Actinoplanes sp. NBC_00393 genome and harbors:
- a CDS encoding DUF3159 domain-containing protein, producing the protein MSGSEPRHAAHESVEERIAEEVVEELELHQVRKDDEDEPLPSMSEQISEQLGGVRGLIESSLPVLAFVVLNVLLGESVVGLEKREALLWAIIGSVGSAVGIGAVRLIRRQPVRHAVNGLFGIAIGAWLAWRTGDAKNFYLPGILLTFGQAAVLLLSVVFRKPLIGYAWGIMANKGRQDWFGNTRLFRTFQWLTLLWVASLCVRAGIQAYLYAIGEANALGIVRILVSWPIYAGTFAFTAWAIHRVTSAQRREAAVA
- a CDS encoding OB-fold nucleic acid binding domain-containing protein produces the protein MTTEERTGLRRFLNRLTATEAELDAEQLQRDSAKCGAVPAGECQRGQVVSVSGRLRTVAYTPRTNLPTLEADLYDGSDVVTLVFLGRRSIPGIEPGRQLTARGRIAVRDDRKVIYNPYYELEAPR
- a CDS encoding DUF3710 domain-containing protein, encoding MFSRKRDAAKHVRAADAPPSKALADSLASGGDAPAPEFGPWDAKHAPGGVQRLDLGSLQIPAVEGVEVRVQANPDGGVEQIVLVDGESALQLGVFAAPKTEGIWDEVRAEIAEAMAADGVSPQELTGKYGIELAARVNTPDGPADVRFVGVDGPRWMVRALYQGAAASDPGREGVLGEVLSGLVVIRDNEPRPVREPLPLRLPREMAEQGQQAE
- the dut gene encoding dUTP diphosphatase, encoding MSDVVIQVRRLDPDLPLPAYAHPGDAGADLFAAEEVEIAPGGRAKVRTGLAIALPEGYVGLVHPRSGLAARLGVTVLNAPGTVDAGYRGEIMVILINHDPGNTVKISRGDRIAQLVVQRVERAVFDVVEMLDDTARGAGGHGSTGGHAALPEQQN
- a CDS encoding DUF3093 domain-containing protein codes for the protein MTPESPARTDATHRERLSLPWWAWPATLTAGAIIATELVLGLPDVPGWLPYAVLLPLSVLLLIPAGRLRVAVTADEFQVDDARLPVSVISDVVALDAAGKREALGIGAHPLAFVVQRAWIGPAVQVLLDDPEDPTPYWVVSTRRPVELATALLEVSRRERAARSN
- a CDS encoding DUF4193 domain-containing protein; this translates as MATDYDAPRRDEVDLGEDSLEELKARRADSQSGAVDVDEVEVAESFELPGADLADEELTVKVLPMQTDEFRCARCFLVHHRSQLAVERNGELICRECA
- a CDS encoding LytR C-terminal domain-containing protein, with the translated sequence MSFARVRALVVVGVLAVAALVFVVVALVRDSQRDAANGGDCPAGAPLADVRLPDDPGEVTLKVLNGTSKAGLAEQVTEQFKNRRFTVQDPAKSKTKFKGVAEIRFGPEAVGKAQLLRAYFLAQAEMVYSPKRKGDAIEVVIGNEYQQLATTTEVNQSLVAVGNPTLPPGACLKPVDAKAKAD
- a CDS encoding inositol monophosphatase family protein encodes the protein MNEISTVSTPDELLAVAVRVARQAAATARRMRDEAIGDVQTKSTDTDVVTAADKAVERQVVDALLAERPGDGVLGEEYGDSVTVAPGAVRWILDPIDGTVNYLYGLPQYAVSLAAERDGEVVAGVVCNAATGDEWTATRGGGAWRDGRRLTGSARTTLDQTLVGTGFGYDPRRREHQGAVLARLITRVRDIRRLGAAALDLCLVAEGMLDAYYEKGLNLWDHAAGGLIAAEAGLTVAGLSGAPAGKQMLVAAPPAIFPALHDALVELDAAGGP